One genomic window of Nicotiana sylvestris chromosome 10, ASM39365v2, whole genome shotgun sequence includes the following:
- the LOC138880033 gene encoding uncharacterized protein, whose amino-acid sequence MKSLSINVSLVEALEQLPGYAKFMKDLVTKKRSMNCEMIKMMHQVSAIVHSMAPKLEDPGAFTIPCTIGSGDFANALCDLGENIYLIPYFLFKTLRIRQPRPTSIRLQIADMTMKRPLGIIDDVLVWVDKFILPADIVILDYEVDYEVPIILGDLS is encoded by the coding sequence atgaaaagtttgtccATAAATGTGTCTTTGGTTGAAGCTCTAGAACAACTGCCGGGATAtgccaagttcatgaaagacttggtaacaaagaagagatcCATGAATTgtgaaatgataaaaatgatgcatcaagtgagtgccattgtACACTCCATGGCTCCAAAGTTAGAAGACCCCGGTGCCTTTACAATCCCATGCACTATTGGTAGTGGCGATTTCGCCAACGCTTTGTGTGATTTGGGGGAAAACATTTACTTGATACCATATTTTTTGTTCAAGACATTGAGGATTaggcaaccaagacccacatccatAAGGTTACAAATAGCAGACATGACAATGAAGAGGCCATTGGGGATAATTGATGATGTGCTAGTTTGGGTCGACAAGTTCATACTTCCCGCAGATATTGTGATACTTGACTATGAGGTTGACTATGAGGTGCCAATCATATtgggagacctttcctag